One genomic window of Solanum dulcamara chromosome 10, daSolDulc1.2, whole genome shotgun sequence includes the following:
- the LOC129871116 gene encoding ras-related protein Rab11B: MAGGYRAEDDYDYLFKLVLIGDSGVGKSNLLSRFSRNEFNLESKSTIGVEFATRSIKVDDKIIKAQIWDTAGQERYRAITSAYYRGAVGALLVYDITRHVTFENVERWLKELRDHTDQNIVIMLVGNKADLRHLRAVSTEDAKAFAERESTFFMETSALESLNVENAFTEVLTEIYKVVCRKALEVGDDPAALPKGQTINVGKDDVSAVKKVGCCSV, translated from the exons ATGGCAGGTGGGTATAGAGCTGAAGATGATTACGATTATCTGTTCAAGTTGGTGTTAATTGGGGATTCTGGGGTCGGCAAATCCAACTTGCTCTCTCGATTCTCCAGGAACGAGTTCAATCTTGAATCTAAATCTACTATTGGTGTTGAATTCGCTACCCGTAGCATTAAGGTCGATGATAAGATCATCAAAGCCCAGATTTGGGATACTGCTGGACAAGAAAG GTACCGTGCAATTACAAGTGCATACTACAGAGGTGCTGTCGGTGCATTGCTTGTGTACGATATCACTCGACATGTCACATTTGAAAATGTTGAGAGATGGTTAAAAGAGCTTCGAGACCATACCGACCAAAATATAGTCATAATGCTCGTTGGGAACAAGGCCGACTTACGTCACTTGCGTGCTGTTTCAACAGAGGACGCCAAGGCCTTTGCTGAAAGAGAGAGTACCTTCTTTATGGAGACTTCAGCACTTGAGTCCTTGAACGTTGAGAATGCATTTACAGAAGTATTGACCGAGATATACAAGGTGGTATGTCGGAAAGCACTCGAAGTTGGGGATGATCCTGCTGCGTTGCCGAAGGGGCAAACTATAAATGTTGGCAAGGATGATGTTTCAGCTGTGAAAAAAGTTGGTTGCTGCTCTGTCTaa
- the LOC129870178 gene encoding probable E3 ubiquitin-protein ligase ZFP1: protein MSHGNRIIDMEADQQGQEFFHSAPCMFYGSIATLPQPTVHAVVPAPVNACNMYLHHVSDHQEGTLTYVLTQYNGIQHQHPASNPDLAIPASSNHYNPYMAVPSASGDFPIPVNHGPHDRLHSSSHNILGMNSDYGRNNHYIDDVRGSFKRKNAEGIPANLQYHHALAGSSSSVAPVIARAHESDVSMDAASFTPPDYGGNSSSFIEDGAPRIMSNRSGASGPENIARRNHNHLFQGNYISQTHQLPGNPWLDLQFNSNGSETQTWAWNQAAPLPYVPGGIGGCIDAGNMGVRGYHMTSSNGGLTSFLHPPIPQGHPGLHHLLPNIQGMRGQPITFPPQMTASSSHRHLANNSSNITPNLMQGVVEAGPRYMPSLPTGFGLYRPHRRAIVLERNTGHQNLPNMRVLPEDGVAMLDVSGYHEVNNPIDQHRDMRLDVDHMSYEELLALGEQIGNVTTGLSDEIIINRLKTRPFSPPVIPCTLETAACLDHEADFCVICQTDYNNQETIGTLDCGHEYHAECVKKWLVVKNTCPICKSTGLSIERKDL, encoded by the exons ATGTCACACGGTAATCGCATAATTGATATGGAAGCAGATCAGCAAGGTCAAGAGTTTTTTCATTCAGCGCCTTGCATGTTTTATGGGAGCATAGCGACTTTACCACAGCCTACTGTCCATGCGGTAGTACCAGCTCCCGTGAATGCTTGTAATATGTATTTGCACCATGTATCAGACCATCAAGAGGGTACCTTAACATATGTGTTGACACAGTACAATGGGATTCAACATCAGCATCCTGCCAGCAATCCTGACCTAGCCATTCCTGCTTCGTCAAATCATTACAATCCTTACATGGCTGTTCCATCCGCTTCTGGAGATTTCCCCATTCCAGTAAATCATGGGCCACATGATCGGCTTCATTCAAGCTCTCACAACATCCTTGGAATGAATTCAGATTATGGAAGGAACAATCATTACATAGATGATGTCAGAGGCTCATTTAAGAGAAAGAATGCTGAAGGAATTCCTGCAAATCTTCAATATCATCATGCTTTGGCAGGTTCCAGTTCTTCTGTTGCTCCAGTAATTGCAAGGGCACACGAATCTGATGTTTCAATGGATGCTGCATCATTTACACCACCAGATTATGGAGGcaattcatcatcattcattgaAGATGGAGCACCAAGAATTATGAGTAACAGATCGGGTGCTAGTGGTCCAGAAAATATCGCACGACGTAACCACAATCATTTATTTCAAGGAAACTATATAAGTCAGACCCATCAGTTGCCTGGCAATCCTTGGTTGGACCTGCAGTTCAACAGCAATGGTAGTGAGACTCAAACTTGGGCCTGGAATCAGGCTGCTCCTTTACCCTATGTACCTG GTGGCATTGGAGGCTGCATAGATGCTGGAAACATGGGTGTGCGAGGTTATCATATGACATCAAGCAATGGAGGTTTGACTAGTTTTCTGCATCCACCCATTCCTCAAGGGCACCCAGGACTTCATCATCTGCTACCTAATATTCAAGGAATGAGAGGCCAGCCTATCACCTTCCCTCCGCAAATGACAGCATCATCCTCACACAGACACCTAGCAAATAATTCGTCCAATATCACCCCGAACCTAATGCAAGGCGTTGTAGAGGCAGGACCCAGATATATGCCCTCCCTACCAACTGGCTTTGGGTTGTACAGACCTCATCGAAGGGCTATCGTGCTTGAAAGAAATACTGGACATCAGAACCTTCCTAACATGAGAGTTCTGCCAGAAGAT GGAGTGGCGATGCTGGATGTTTCAGGCTACCATGAAGTTAACAATCCCATTGATCAGCACAGAGATATGCGTTTGGATGTAGATCACATGTCCTACGAG GAGCTTCTTGCACTGGGGGAGCAGATTGGCAATGTGACAACTGGATTGTCAGATGAAATAATCATTAACCGTTTGAAAACAAGACCATTTTCGCCCCCCGTTATTCCTTGCACCCTGGAAACTGCTGCATGCTTGGATCACGAAGCTGATTTCTGTGTCATATGCCAG ACTGATTACAACAACCAAGAAACTATAGGAACTCTTGATTGCGGGCATGAATATCACGCGGAGTGCGTAAAGAAGTGGTTGGTTGTGAAGAACACTTGCCCCATCTGCAAATCCACCGGATTGTCAATAGAAAGAAAAGATTTGTGA